Proteins encoded in a region of the [Limnothrix rosea] IAM M-220 genome:
- a CDS encoding ComF family protein, with protein sequence MMFDWFLSIFLDERCPLCRRAAGGDFVCQGCDRQLQRCQFSNPKYYWQGNFPLFVLGHYDGTLKGAIAAMKYNNQPALGTWLGEKLAYTWQTSFSAPPKVTVIPVPMHSEKQQQRGFNQAGLIAKRFAEINKLRCDHVSLQRTKATKPLFELNVAQRQQEMEGAFSFDAKTFRQRPQKPVLLVDDIYTSGTTAREARRVLQENGVSVLGIVAIATPKLPPTPKSPKDK encoded by the coding sequence ATGATGTTTGATTGGTTTTTGTCAATTTTTTTGGATGAAAGGTGTCCTTTGTGTCGGCGGGCAGCCGGGGGAGACTTTGTTTGTCAAGGGTGCGATCGCCAGCTCCAGAGGTGTCAGTTCTCAAACCCTAAGTATTATTGGCAAGGAAATTTTCCTTTGTTTGTGCTTGGACATTATGACGGGACGTTGAAGGGGGCGATCGCCGCCATGAAATACAATAACCAGCCAGCCCTTGGTACATGGCTAGGGGAAAAGCTGGCCTATACTTGGCAAACATCCTTTTCTGCTCCGCCTAAAGTGACGGTGATTCCCGTGCCGATGCATTCTGAAAAACAGCAGCAGCGGGGCTTTAACCAAGCCGGACTGATTGCTAAACGCTTTGCCGAGATTAATAAATTACGCTGTGACCATGTTTCCCTCCAGCGAACTAAGGCAACAAAACCTCTCTTTGAACTAAATGTGGCGCAACGACAACAGGAAATGGAGGGGGCTTTTTCCTTCGATGCTAAAACCTTTCGGCAACGACCCCAGAAGCCTGTCTTGCTCGTGGATGATATTTATACGTCTGGGACAACTGCCCGTGAGGCTAGGCGAGTATTACAAGAAAATGGTGTTTCTGTGCTGGGTATTGTGGCGATCGCCACTCCGAAACTGCCCCCAACCCCCAAGAGCCCCAAGGACAAATAA